The DNA segment AGCCATGATCGACTCCAGCTCGGGCAGGCAGGTCCAGTTGAGGAAGCAACAGAGCCGGGTCAGTCCGACTTTATCGATCAAAGCACTCTTTCCAATAACTCCTTCGATCGCAGTAGCGGTCACCGCCTCATAATTCGAGATCGTCGAGAGCATGAGCTTTCCGTTCGAAAATTCCAAAGCATGTGTCACGGCAGGCTCAGCTACCGAGTGAACACTGATCCTTTGAGCGAAGTCCGTGTAGGCCGGATGTAGCCCTGGAGTGCCGAGCGGGCCAATGTAGTCGATACCCACTCCTGACTGGGAAAGCGCATTGGCCATAATCGGGCCATTGCCGCCGATTTTCTCTAATTCTTTTACAATTTCGATCAGCGCGCTCTTCCCATCGGCATCGACAACGCGTTGCCCGAAATCACGCAAGGTCGCAAAAGGTTCGAACGCGCTGCCGCTGCCCCCGCGGGTTTCCACTGGCTTGCAAATTACATCGACCGTTGCGTCAAAGCCCAGTATCGTATGAAGCTCGGTAAGCTTTGGCAAAGCTCCCTCAATCAGGGGTAGCAAGCTCGTGTAATCCTTCGTCATAGGAGACGTCCTTAAAATTGGCCCTCCGATACCGTCCACCCGCCATCAACGGCGATGACCTGCCCGGTGACAAAGCAACTCTCAGGAGATAAAAGATAGCTTGCCAGCCCATCGAGGTCTTCCGGGCAACCGATCCGCCCTCCATCCAGCGGTTGCTTCGTTTTAATAAAATCCTGGATAACGTCATCCTGCGCGGCTCGTTGGGCCATCGGCGTTTCCACCAGCGCGGGAGCGATCACATTACAACGGATATTCTCCTGCGCATAATACGCGGCAATCGATTTGGTAAAACCGATGATGGCCGACTTGGCAGCAGCATAAATATGGGTGGAGAAATAACGCGGCGACGGAGAATAACCAAGGACCGAGCCCATATTCAGAATCCGGCCTGCGGTCTTTCGCTCCAGGAAGACTTTGATCGCAGCCCGATTACTCAGAATCAATGATTTCAAGTTAAGGTCCAAAGTGAAATCGATCCCTTCATCGGTCACCTCGTGCAGAGGACCATCTCCAAAACGACGGCCACTCCCGCCGGCCACATGGTAGAGCCCCTCGAAGCTGCCGAATTTCTCCAGACAGGCGTCAATCGCCTTCGGCGTCGTTGCCGGGTCGACGGCATCACCAGAGATCGCGAGGCAGCGCTCGGGATCGACCGTTGCCAGCTCGGCTTGTGCCTTCTCGGCACTTTCCGGGTTGCGACCAACCACAACCACGCTGGCACCGGCACGTATAAACGCGAGGGCCGAAGAAAGGCCAAGGCCCGTTGTGCCGCCGATGACGACAATGGATGAATCATGAAGTGGTAGAGGGGGCATCTCTCCCCCTAGCCTGCCTCTTCACTTCTGTCTTGTAGCTCCTGCGCTTTCCTGTGTAAAAATTACGCGCAAATTGCTCCATCAAGTGAGAGTCCGCAAACCTGAATTGCTAGGCCCGCAAGCGCTACTCGGGAAGCTCTCGATAAAGATTCGGGAGATCACCTTCAAAAACTGTCCACGGATCTTGGTGAAAGTTTTCAAAATCTGGAAAGACATGTTTTGAGGTCGGCTCATCTGGATAAGGACTCCAGTTGTGCGGATTCTCATCCCCTCCTGGCTTACGACCAAACCAGGTAAGGGCAAAGGCCACCTCATGAGCCATAGGGTCGGTTTTGATATTCTCTAAAAATATCTCGGTGTAAAAAGAAGCGCTGGTTGTCGTGCTGAATCCATTTTTGAAACCAAACTCTGTAATTGCCGCCACTTTATCATATTCCCTTGCCAGCTGCGTGACCGTTTGGGCACAGGCCAGCATGGTTTCCGGTAAACCAATCGGGGCATAGCAGTCGAACCCAATCACATCGACATACTCGGGGCCAGGAAACCGAGAGAGATACTTTTCGACCGTAGTCGGCTTGCTAGGCGATAGGACATAAATCAGATTGTGGAGATCCATCTCGTCTTTGAAAAAGTGGACAGTCATCTTCCATAGCTCATTGTATTGCTCGGGCGTGCAGGTTTTGGTGCCCCACCAAAACCAGCCTCCGGTATGTTCGTGATACAGGCGCAAGAGCACTGGTATGGGATTGCCTTGCTCGTCTTTGAGCCCCTTGATGAAGTCGCCGTAGCTTCGCAAAGTCTCGAGGTAGGCTTTGTGGTCTTGGCTGTCGCGGTCCAAAACCTTGGTCACAGGATCCCCCCGGTTGTCCTTATGAGAATGATTGTAGGGAATCTCAAGGTCTGGATTCCGTGAGTGCGAGCTCAGGCTGATGACCACTCCCCTTCGATGCAGTTCTGGAACGAGCTTGCTCCAGTAAGGGTAGTATTCTGGCTTGTGGAGGCCAAGCTCCACCACGGCAGGATGCTGTCCGACCAAGTCCTTGGTGTCGGTCTGGTCGAACTTTGGCTGAGAGTTCCTGATCTCTTGGGACTCCGTGTGCTTTCCGTAAGTGTAAGCTCGATATTGCCCGTATAAAAGGTGCTCTTTGGCCACCTGTTTTAGGTTGTTGTAGAAACGGACCGTTTCAGGTGTGGCTTCTCGATCGACGAGAGAAGTGCCGGCCTGAGCCAACCCGGAGAGGGAAAAAACAATCCAGAAAGAAGCGCAGAGGTGGTTTTTGGTCATTTGTTGTTGGGGGGTGGGGGTTTGAATCCGCTTACCTTCTCGAGCGAGTCCAGAGGAAGCTTGGCCGCCAAAACCGGGTTGCTTACGAGGGGGTCGCAGAGCAGTCCTTACACTTTCCTGCGCTTTGATTTTTCAGAGATCCTTTGAAAAAAGACCTTTAGCCGACGGAGGCCCCCTTAGGTCCTGAGGAAATTTCAGAAATCTGCACTTGGCCTCTCTCCAAGAAGCCGGAATTGACGATGCGCGCTCGAAGCCCTCCGCGACCTCGCAGCCATTCTTCCGCGCCCTCTCCGCAAGCGGTATTCATCCAGTAGCAGGGGCGTGCCTCCTCGGTCCCTTCGAAAACGACCCCACCCATTCGAAAGGTTTTTCCGATCCAAGTCAGAAGCTCCAGGCCCTCGACGACTACATTCCGGCGATAGGCCGAGGGCAGGAAGGAGCGGCCCAAGTGGGCTTCCAGGGCCTGATGCACTTTCAGGTCAAAAAAGGTGATTTGCCCTTTGAAGTCCGGACGGTGGTCAAAAAAGCGGTCCCCCTCAATGCCCCGACCAGCCAGGCAGTGAAGGGCGTCCTTGGCGATGATGGGACTGTCTCCAGGCGACTTTCCGTGGCGACCCTGGAAATTGTGTCCCGGTGAGAGGAAAAGGTGATGGATCACAACTTTCTTTGTCATAGCAATCGGTCCCGGCACCCTCTCAGATTGTGGGTAGAATCGGCGAAATTCTGCCGGGAATCCATTGCAAAGATGAACCGCGTTCATAGTTCAGATGAGGATTTTTGGCAAAAGCCCCTTTCAATAATGAGGCAAATTCATCGAGAAGACGGTAAAAGCGACCGCATCGGGCTGTTTTGGCTCCAATTAAGAATCCAACCATGAAACTAACCAACTACCTTTCCACCACGCTGCTGGGGCTCGCTTTGGCGGGAACAGCAGCCCACGCGGGCGAAGACCCGATCATCGAACCTCTTCCAGCGGTCGAACCGGCCTTCACCGACTACTTCACCCCCAAAATCGATCTTCGGGCTCGTTATGAATACGCCGACATCAACACCGCAGCCTGGCCTGGTGGGGATTCCGACGCCTTCACCCTCCGAGGTCGACTCGGCCTGCTTTTCGACAACAGCTACGGCCTGACCGCTTACGCAGAATATGAAGGAACCGTGACCGCAGATCGCACCAGCTACAACGCAGCTGGCGTTCATGGAGAACTTCCTCCCAAAGCCCCCATCGCCGACCCTGAGTCTCACGAGTTGAATCAACTCTGGATCGCCTACAAGAAGAGTGGCGCAAGCGTCAAAGTGGGTCGCCAAGCTTTCGTTCTCGACGGCCAGCGCTATGTGGGCGGTGTCGCTTGGCGTCAAAATATGCAGACCTTCGACGGTGGAACGGCTACTTACTCCCCCATCGACGACCTGACCTTGACCTACGGTTACTTCTACCAAGTCAACCGGATTTTCGGTAGCGAAGCTCCCTTCGGTGGCGGCAACACGCAGGCCTTCGAGGATGCCAACATCCAGCTTTTCAATGCGGCTTACAAAACGCCTCTCGGAAAACTTGTCGGCTATGCCTACTTCATGGACTTGGGCGAAGACAGCGTTCCTGCCCGTGGCCAGTCCAGCAATTCCTACGGCATCAGTCTGGCCGGCAGTTATAAGATCGATGACGATTTCAGTCTTCCCTACTACGGGGAAATCGCCTACCAGACCGAAGCCTCCAACTCAACACTCGACTACG comes from the Verrucomicrobiota bacterium genome and includes:
- a CDS encoding MOSC domain-containing protein; protein product: MTKKVVIHHLFLSPGHNFQGRHGKSPGDSPIIAKDALHCLAGRGIEGDRFFDHRPDFKGQITFFDLKVHQALEAHLGRSFLPSAYRRNVVVEGLELLTWIGKTFRMGGVVFEGTEEARPCYWMNTACGEGAEEWLRGRGGLRARIVNSGFLERGQVQISEISSGPKGASVG
- a CDS encoding carbohydrate kinase family protein, which gives rise to MTKDYTSLLPLIEGALPKLTELHTILGFDATVDVICKPVETRGGSGSAFEPFATLRDFGQRVVDADGKSALIEIVKELEKIGGNGPIMANALSQSGVGIDYIGPLGTPGLHPAYTDFAQRISVHSVAEPAVTHALEFSNGKLMLSTISNYEAVTATAIEGVIGKSALIDKVGLTRLCCFLNWTCLPELESIMAWFLKDLLPAVGKEAERIFFFDLADPSMRSDEDLRRVLGLIGKFEAFGQVVLGMNLNEAQQVARAFSIPEPSSDADSLCSALEAIR
- a CDS encoding glycosyl hydrolase — encoded protein: MTKNHLCASFWIVFSLSGLAQAGTSLVDREATPETVRFYNNLKQVAKEHLLYGQYRAYTYGKHTESQEIRNSQPKFDQTDTKDLVGQHPAVVELGLHKPEYYPYWSKLVPELHRRGVVISLSSHSRNPDLEIPYNHSHKDNRGDPVTKVLDRDSQDHKAYLETLRSYGDFIKGLKDEQGNPIPVLLRLYHEHTGGWFWWGTKTCTPEQYNELWKMTVHFFKDEMDLHNLIYVLSPSKPTTVEKYLSRFPGPEYVDVIGFDCYAPIGLPETMLACAQTVTQLAREYDKVAAITEFGFKNGFSTTTSASFYTEIFLENIKTDPMAHEVAFALTWFGRKPGGDENPHNWSPYPDEPTSKHVFPDFENFHQDPWTVFEGDLPNLYRELPE
- a CDS encoding SDR family oxidoreductase, with amino-acid sequence MPPLPLHDSSIVVIGGTTGLGLSSALAFIRAGASVVVVGRNPESAEKAQAELATVDPERCLAISGDAVDPATTPKAIDACLEKFGSFEGLYHVAGGSGRRFGDGPLHEVTDEGIDFTLDLNLKSLILSNRAAIKVFLERKTAGRILNMGSVLGYSPSPRYFSTHIYAAAKSAIIGFTKSIAAYYAQENIRCNVIAPALVETPMAQRAAQDDVIQDFIKTKQPLDGGRIGCPEDLDGLASYLLSPESCFVTGQVIAVDGGWTVSEGQF
- a CDS encoding alginate export family protein, with the protein product MKLTNYLSTTLLGLALAGTAAHAGEDPIIEPLPAVEPAFTDYFTPKIDLRARYEYADINTAAWPGGDSDAFTLRGRLGLLFDNSYGLTAYAEYEGTVTADRTSYNAAGVHGELPPKAPIADPESHELNQLWIAYKKSGASVKVGRQAFVLDGQRYVGGVAWRQNMQTFDGGTATYSPIDDLTLTYGYFYQVNRIFGSEAPFGGGNTQAFEDANIQLFNAAYKTPLGKLVGYAYFMDLGEDSVPARGQSSNSYGISLAGSYKIDDDFSLPYYGEIAYQTEASNSTLDYETLYYHVTGGVAYKGYSLGVGYESLGSDNGVGFNFPLGTNHKFNGFADRFLNTPGTGLEDFYVYAGAKLPFGINFKTAYHYFTSETGGIDYGQEIDFVLSKKIFDVVVLAKYAYYDADTAANNTVPGDTTRFSIELNYKF